The proteins below are encoded in one region of Nitrospira sp.:
- a CDS encoding Lrp/AsnC ligand binding domain-containing protein yields MSDRAYVLINVQPGQTSAVVNALKDIKEIKTIDPCWGKPDIIAIVDIPDQDALTQLVLSRIHRIDGVTQTDTHLVYRLKEARTK; encoded by the coding sequence ATGTCGGATCGGGCTTATGTGCTGATTAATGTGCAGCCTGGGCAGACATCGGCAGTTGTTAATGCTCTCAAGGACATTAAAGAGATCAAAACGATCGATCCTTGTTGGGGTAAGCCTGATATTATCGCTATCGTAGACATTCCCGACCAGGACGCCCTGACCCAATTGGTTTTGAGCCGTATCCATCGTATAGATGGAGTGACGCAAACTGATACCCATCTCGTCTACCGTCTGAAGGAGGCCAGAACAAAATGA
- a CDS encoding tyrosine-type recombinase/integrase — protein sequence MGLTKRRDSYYVEFRVIESEDGKSWSLASGVPGAKKKRWKVGCLNKTAAREMEAAIKTRLLLGREKTEQAKPILFKEWATAYLELESVKTLRSYQDRLEIMERQLIPYFGGKVLTEIRPHDVEAFRAQRTKKDGTKPTVQTVNNDHVVLKHCLNVAIRRGLLQVNSASRVPLPDPQNTRDRVLTEEEWSKLYGVAKGHLKPILLLAYQLGQRFGEIIGLTWDRVDLKRGFIKLRSQDTKTKKPRQVPMTPDVRVALQRLSKIRSLSTRHVFTFRGKPIQRISRSFRTTLKAAGITDFRFHDLRHCASTNLRRAGVDTATAMKIVGHKSEKMWKRYNAIEERDLVQAALKVQKYLQENTPGTLDPKTESL from the coding sequence ATGGGACTAACCAAGCGGCGCGATAGTTACTATGTAGAGTTCCGTGTGATCGAAAGTGAGGACGGCAAATCGTGGAGCCTGGCAAGTGGCGTACCCGGTGCTAAAAAGAAGCGATGGAAAGTAGGGTGTCTGAATAAGACGGCCGCTCGCGAGATGGAAGCCGCGATCAAAACACGATTACTCCTGGGCCGCGAGAAAACCGAACAGGCCAAGCCCATCCTCTTCAAGGAATGGGCAACCGCTTACCTGGAGCTCGAATCAGTCAAGACGCTCCGCAGCTATCAAGATCGACTCGAAATCATGGAACGGCAGCTGATCCCTTACTTCGGTGGAAAGGTCTTAACGGAGATTAGGCCTCATGATGTCGAAGCCTTCCGAGCACAACGTACGAAGAAGGATGGAACAAAGCCCACCGTCCAGACTGTTAACAATGACCATGTTGTACTCAAACATTGTTTGAACGTGGCAATCAGAAGAGGACTCTTACAGGTCAACTCCGCTAGCAGAGTTCCACTTCCCGATCCACAGAATACCAGAGACAGGGTCTTGACTGAAGAAGAATGGAGCAAACTCTACGGTGTCGCAAAGGGACATCTAAAGCCTATCTTATTACTCGCCTATCAGTTGGGCCAGCGATTTGGTGAGATTATCGGACTGACATGGGACCGTGTTGATCTCAAGCGGGGTTTTATTAAACTCCGTAGTCAGGATACAAAGACTAAGAAGCCTCGCCAAGTCCCAATGACTCCGGACGTACGAGTGGCTCTTCAACGCCTATCGAAAATCCGTTCACTTTCCACACGTCATGTTTTCACGTTCAGAGGCAAACCCATCCAACGCATCAGCCGATCTTTTCGCACAACCTTGAAAGCTGCTGGAATTACAGACTTTAGGTTTCATGATCTTCGACATTGTGCATCTACCAATTTGCGACGAGCTGGAGTAGACACAGCAACCGCGATGAAAATCGTGGGTCATAAGTCTGAGAAGATGTGGAAGCGCTATAATGCGATTGAGGAACGCGATTTAGTTCAGGCAGCGCTGAAAGTCCAAAAATACCTTCAAGAGAACACGCCGGGAACACTTGACCCGAAGACCGAGAGTCTGTAG
- a CDS encoding helix-turn-helix domain-containing protein, whose amino-acid sequence MNHLLTMDEAAKYLGISKLTLYGWVSTRKLGYVKIGRLVKFKQTQLDAWIDQHTITPRRESHGTNQAAR is encoded by the coding sequence ATGAACCATCTTTTGACAATGGATGAAGCCGCGAAGTATTTAGGTATCTCAAAATTGACTCTGTACGGATGGGTCTCTACGAGAAAACTGGGTTACGTCAAAATTGGGCGCCTTGTGAAGTTTAAACAGACTCAGCTGGACGCATGGATCGATCAGCACACGATCACACCACGGAGAGAAAGCCATGGGACTAACCAAGCGGCGCGATAG
- a CDS encoding helix-turn-helix domain-containing protein, translating into MTTLTREPIVPTAEDAALAKKALQALASHPDPFIDLHFQIIQKRKTPERLLLPPSAVQLLFTILDEMSAGNAVTLIPVHAELTTQEAADVLNVSRPFLVHLLDEQKIPYRKVGTHRRILFADLMRYKHQIDADRRGVLDQLTQDSQALKMGY; encoded by the coding sequence ATGACAACTTTGACCAGAGAACCAATTGTGCCGACCGCTGAGGATGCAGCGCTCGCGAAAAAAGCGCTACAAGCGCTCGCATCGCATCCAGACCCATTCATAGATCTCCACTTTCAGATTATTCAGAAGCGGAAGACGCCTGAGCGTCTATTGTTGCCTCCTTCGGCTGTGCAACTCCTATTCACCATCCTTGACGAAATGTCGGCGGGTAATGCTGTCACACTGATTCCGGTTCATGCCGAACTCACGACGCAAGAGGCCGCTGATGTGTTAAATGTGTCGCGTCCGTTCCTCGTGCATCTGTTAGACGAGCAGAAAATCCCCTACCGCAAGGTTGGCACCCACCGGCGCATTCTCTTCGCGGATCTCATGCGCTACAAACATCAGATCGATGCGGACCGTCGTGGTGTCCTCGATCAACTGACTCAAGATTCGCAAGCGCTGAAGATGGGCTATTGA
- a CDS encoding PIN domain-containing protein yields MATFTALYDACVLYPAPLRDLLLELAVTDLFRAKWSSQIHDEWMRAVLEHRSDLTVAQLRRTRDLMDEHARDCLVVDFEELIPSLTLPDSNDRHVLAAAIRGRADVIVTYNLTDFPDKELQKYGITPQHPDEFLLHLFNLAPSIVCAAARTHRARLKNPPKTTVEYIETLERQFLTQFVAALRPYAVRL; encoded by the coding sequence GTGGCCACCTTCACTGCGCTCTACGATGCGTGCGTCCTGTATCCAGCTCCTCTTCGAGATCTACTCCTTGAACTAGCTGTAACGGATCTGTTTCGCGCCAAATGGTCCTCGCAGATTCATGACGAGTGGATGCGGGCGGTACTTGAGCATCGATCAGATCTCACCGTCGCGCAGCTCCGGCGCACGAGAGACCTTATGGACGAGCATGCTCGCGACTGCCTCGTCGTGGATTTTGAGGAGTTGATTCCGTCCCTCACCCTACCAGACTCGAATGATCGGCATGTCCTGGCAGCAGCCATTCGCGGGAGGGCCGACGTCATCGTCACTTATAATCTCACGGACTTTCCCGATAAGGAACTCCAGAAATACGGCATCACGCCCCAACATCCCGATGAATTTCTACTGCACCTTTTCAATCTGGCACCGAGTATCGTCTGCGCTGCTGCAAGAACGCATCGGGCAAGGCTCAAAAATCCTCCCAAGACCACGGTCGAATACATCGAGACGCTTGAACGCCAGTTCTTGACACAATTCGTGGCGGCCCTTCGTCCCTATGCCGTTCGTCTTTGA
- a CDS encoding plasmid mobilization relaxosome protein MobC, translated as MKQTVKRITTITVDLGELKAPWQAWCQVHGVTPSHALRNALRQAMDRRAKWTPAPRLGMRPKRERATARMELNLTTSELAALKRMAEHEGYVPTKWVVAMVRAKLTGQPQVGQPELETLARSNQQLLALGRNLNQIAKVLNTTPENKTAFRGEIVTELSRVIQAHAKKVSDVLRGTVERWHIQ; from the coding sequence ATGAAACAGACGGTCAAACGGATCACCACAATTACAGTGGATTTGGGTGAGCTCAAAGCACCCTGGCAGGCCTGGTGTCAGGTCCATGGCGTCACGCCGAGCCATGCGTTGCGGAATGCGCTACGGCAGGCAATGGATCGGAGAGCAAAGTGGACTCCTGCGCCTCGCCTGGGGATGAGGCCCAAGCGGGAACGAGCCACCGCTCGCATGGAACTGAACCTGACGACCTCAGAGCTTGCCGCGCTGAAACGGATGGCCGAGCACGAAGGCTACGTGCCGACGAAATGGGTGGTGGCGATGGTACGCGCTAAGTTAACGGGGCAGCCGCAGGTCGGCCAGCCAGAATTGGAAACATTGGCCCGGTCGAATCAACAACTCCTCGCCTTGGGAAGAAATCTGAACCAGATTGCGAAAGTCCTGAATACTACGCCTGAAAATAAAACAGCCTTTCGGGGTGAAATCGTCACCGAACTTTCTCGAGTGATCCAGGCCCATGCGAAGAAGGTGTCGGATGTCTTACGCGGGACCGTGGAGCGATGGCACATTCAATGA
- a CDS encoding relaxase/mobilization nuclease domain-containing protein, translated as MIPPTNEIDEKLDEWGSRLFNVSTESLPRPHRSKRNALGSLTPVRTGGPLSTPQARATYVRQKLQAMVRRAPQVVVKLVKAPKGMKGISNNLTYISRDGQLQIEDQDGQVILGKDAVADLKAEWRDGGIPIAMNSTMRDAFHLVLSMPTRTDPLSVQRAARDFAKREFSGFQYAMVLHTFETDPDPTPSPHPHVHLTVKAAGLNGVRLNPRKADLQRWREGFAEALRDHGIEATTTSRIHRTAHERWTVRHLYDGPTRESVLERMKRATRRNGQAQEVMRNYEQVMRALARSERGEDRQLAADLVRYLSERLRGVSKDRSPERDRSS; from the coding sequence ATGATCCCTCCAACTAACGAGATCGACGAGAAGCTCGATGAGTGGGGAAGTCGGCTCTTCAATGTCTCAACGGAGTCCCTACCGCGGCCTCATAGAAGTAAGCGCAATGCTCTTGGCTCTCTCACACCCGTAAGGACCGGCGGGCCGCTCAGCACGCCGCAGGCACGCGCGACCTATGTGAGGCAGAAACTGCAGGCCATGGTTCGCCGTGCCCCACAAGTGGTGGTAAAACTCGTCAAGGCACCGAAGGGTATGAAGGGTATCTCAAACAACCTCACGTACATTTCGCGTGATGGTCAACTCCAGATCGAGGATCAAGACGGCCAGGTAATTCTCGGGAAGGACGCCGTAGCCGATCTGAAAGCCGAATGGCGCGATGGCGGGATACCGATCGCGATGAATTCCACTATGCGCGATGCCTTTCATCTCGTCCTCTCCATGCCGACACGGACCGATCCGTTGTCGGTGCAACGGGCGGCCCGCGACTTCGCGAAGCGGGAGTTCTCAGGGTTTCAATACGCCATGGTACTCCATACGTTTGAGACCGACCCAGATCCGACCCCATCTCCGCACCCGCACGTCCACTTGACGGTCAAAGCTGCGGGCCTCAATGGAGTCCGCTTGAATCCGCGAAAGGCTGATTTGCAACGATGGCGGGAGGGGTTTGCGGAGGCTTTACGCGACCATGGGATTGAAGCCACGACCACAAGCCGTATTCATCGCACCGCGCATGAAAGGTGGACAGTGCGCCATTTGTATGATGGACCTACGAGAGAGAGCGTGCTGGAGCGGATGAAACGCGCCACGCGTCGAAATGGACAAGCTCAGGAAGTTATGCGGAATTATGAGCAAGTGATGAGAGCTTTAGCTCGGTCAGAGCGTGGAGAGGATCGGCAACTGGCTGCAGATTTGGTCCGCTACTTGAGTGAGCGGTTGCGGGGTGTCTCGAAGGATCGTTCGCCAGAGCGAGACCGGTCATCATAA